The genomic stretch CGCCGCGGCCGGCCGGTCTTGACCACCAGGCGCTGGGCCACGTCCTTGGGCCCCAGGCCCTGGGCCAGCAGCGCCCGGACCTCGGCCTCGAGGTCGAGCGCCGGCCGCGCCGCCGCCGCCGCGCCCGCGACCACGATCACGCACTCGCCGCGCGGCGCGGTGTCCGCGTAGCGATCGCGCAGCTCGGCCAGCGGCCCGCGCACGTGCTCCTCGTAGCGCTTGGTCAGCTCGCGCGACACGCACGCCGCGCGATCGTCGCCGAACGCCGCCGCCAGGGTCGCCAGGGTCGCGCCGACCCGATCCGGCGCCTCGTACAGGAGCATCGTCGCGCGCTCGTCGAGCAGGCCGCCGAACAGCTCGGCCCGGGCGCCGGGCTCGCGCGGCGGGAAGCCCAGGAACAGGAACCGATCGGTCGCGAGCCCGCTCGCGACCAGGGCCGCGATCGCCGCCACCGGCCCCGGGATCACGACCACGGGCGCGCCGACCGCGATCGCCGCGCGCACCACCCGGGCGCCGGGATCCGACACGCCCGGCGTGCCGGCGTCGCTGACCAGCGCCACCGACTTGCCGGCGACCAGCTCGCGCGCCAGCTCCTCGGCCCGGGACGCCTCGTTGCCGTCGAAGGTCGAGCGCACGTCGCGGCGCCCGGCGCAGCCGAGGTGATCGAGCAGGATCGCGACGCGGCGGGTGTCCTCGGCGGCGATCACGTCGGCGGTGCGCAGCGCCTCGCCGGCCCGCGGCGACAGGTCGTCGAGGTTGCCGATCGGCGTCGCGACCACGAACAGCGTGCCGGTCACGGTCACGGTCACTCGCGCGACAGCGCGTCGATGTCGACCGCGGTGCCGAACTCGGCCTCGAGGTACTTGCGCAGCCGGCCGAGCATGCGCTTCTCGAGCTGCCGGGCCCGCTCGCGCGACACGCCGTAGCGCTCACCCAGGTCCTGCAAGGTCAGCGGCGACTCGGTCAGCCAGCGCTCGCGGAAGATGGTCTGCTCGCGGCCCTCGAGGGTGCCGGCGAAGGTCTCGAGCTTGCTGCGCAACAGCGTCGAGAACTCGCTCTGCGCCACCGCCTGATCCGGCCGCTGATCCGGGCTCGGGAGGAAGTCCATGCGGCTGCGGGTGCCGCCCTCGTCGTCGCCGGGCATCGGCGCGTCGAGCGAGGCCTCGGGCGCGGACAGGCGCCGATCCATCTCGTCGACGTCCTTCTCGGACACCTGGAGGTTCTCGGCCAGGAGCTTGGTGCTGGCCTCGAAGCCGAGGTGCTCGAGCCGCTCGCGCTCCTTGCGCAGGTTGAAGAACAGCTTGCGCTGGGCCTGGGTGGTGCCGATCTTGACCAGCCGCCAGTTGTTGAGGATGAACTTGAGGATGTAGGCGCGGATCCAGAACGCCGCGTACGACGACAGCTTGACGCCACGGTAGGGATCGTACTTCCGCACCGCCTGCATCAGGCCGATGTTGCCCTCCTGGACCAGGTCGAGCAGGTTCTTGTGGGCGCGGCGGTACTCGTAGGCGATCTTGACGACCAGGCGCAGGTTGGCCTCGACCAGCTTGCGGGCGGCGGTGTTGTCGCCGTGCTCGACCAGCCGGGTCGCGAGATCGTGCTCCTCGTCGGGCGTCAGCAGCGGGTAGCGCCGGACCTCCTGCATGTAGGCCTGCAGGGGATCGCGCTTGATCAGCGCGACCCGGTCGTTGCCGCGCTTCTTGGCCTCGAGCGCCTTCCAGACCTCGTCGTCGTCGGCGACCTCCTCGTCGCCGACGTCGATGACGGTCCCGACCTCGGCGACCAGCTTGTCGTCGTCCTCGGGCTCCGCGTCGGCGTCGGCCGCGTCCTCGTCCTCGGCCGCCTCCTCGGGCTCGGCCGCGTCGTCGCGCTCGGCGTCGTCGCCGTCGGCCCGCGCGCCGCGCCGTCGCGGCGCGCCGGCGCCTGCGCCCGGGGCGCGGCGTCGGGTTCCTGATCCGGCAACCATGGCTCGCACCATACTACACGTCGGCACACGCCGACGGCGGCCGGGGACCGCGGATGTGACGGTGGGAATGGCACGACGGACGACGGCGCTTATACTCACAAGATATGCGCCGGCACCTGTCTCTGCATGTGGTCCTGGTCGTCACGGCGGCCGTCATGGCGCTGGTCCTCACGGTGAGCAAGCGCACCCACGAGGGCATCCACGGCATCGTGTTCGCGCCCAAGACCGTGTGGGCGGCGCCGGGCACGCCCGCGCTGGCGCGCCACGATCTGACCGACCTCAAGGCGTTCAATCAGACCCTGCTCCGCATCAAGGAGAGCTACGTCGATCCGACGCGCATCGATCCCAAGCGCATGCTCTACCAGGCGCTCGCCTCGGTGCAGCTCAACATCCCGGAGGTGCTGGTCGAGCCCGACCTCGCCCACGAGCAGCTGACCGTCGTCGTCAACGACAAGCGGCAGACCTTCTCGACCGCCGACGTCGACTCGCCGTGGCGCCTGGCCAAGGACCTCAAGCAGATCTTCGCGTTCATCGAGGCCAACATGAACCCGGGCGCGGACCTGGCCGCGGTCGAGTACGCCGCCGTCAACGGCATGCTCGAGACCCTCGACCCGCACTCGGTGCTGATGGATCCCGAGGCCGCGCGCGAGCTCGACGCCTCGACCAGCGGCAAGTTCGGCGGCCTCGGCATCGTGATCCGCATGGTCGACCGCAAGCTGACCGTGATCCGGCCGATCAAGAACACGCCGGCGTCGCGGGCCGGGATCAAGGCCAACGACCACATCGTCAAGATCGACAACCAGGCGACCGACGTGCTCACCAGCGACGAGGCGGTCGACCGCATGCGCGGCGAGCCCGACACCCCGGTGACGCTGTGGGTCGCGCGCAAGGGCGCCGATCAGCCGCTGCGGTTCGATCTGGTCCGGGCCGAGATCACGACCGAGTCGGTGCGCTCGCAGCTGCTCGACGGCAACGTCGGCCTGATCAAGATCTCCAACTTCCAGGGCTCGACCGCGGCCGAGACCCAGCGCGCGCTGACCGAGCTGCGGTCCGGCGGCGCCCAGGCGATCATCCTCGATCTGCGCGGCAACCCCGGCGGCCTGCTCGACCAGGCGGTCAAGACCGCCGACCTGTTCGTCGACCAGGGCACGCTGGTGACCACCGTCAAGGGCGGCCAGCGCAA from Myxococcales bacterium encodes the following:
- the rsmI gene encoding 16S rRNA (cytidine(1402)-2'-O)-methyltransferase; this encodes MFVVATPIGNLDDLSPRAGEALRTADVIAAEDTRRVAILLDHLGCAGRRDVRSTFDGNEASRAEELARELVAGKSVALVSDAGTPGVSDPGARVVRAAIAVGAPVVVIPGPVAAIAALVASGLATDRFLFLGFPPREPGARAELFGGLLDERATMLLYEAPDRVGATLATLAAAFGDDRAACVSRELTKRYEEHVRGPLAELRDRYADTAPRGECVIVVAGAAAAARPALDLEAEVRALLAQGLGPKDVAQRLVVKTGRPRRELYQLALALAREAPR
- a CDS encoding RNA polymerase factor sigma-32, which produces MVAGSGTRRRAPGAGAGAPRRRGARADGDDAERDDAAEPEEAAEDEDAADADAEPEDDDKLVAEVGTVIDVGDEEVADDDEVWKALEAKKRGNDRVALIKRDPLQAYMQEVRRYPLLTPDEEHDLATRLVEHGDNTAARKLVEANLRLVVKIAYEYRRAHKNLLDLVQEGNIGLMQAVRKYDPYRGVKLSSYAAFWIRAYILKFILNNWRLVKIGTTQAQRKLFFNLRKERERLEHLGFEASTKLLAENLQVSEKDVDEMDRRLSAPEASLDAPMPGDDEGGTRSRMDFLPSPDQRPDQAVAQSEFSTLLRSKLETFAGTLEGREQTIFRERWLTESPLTLQDLGERYGVSRERARQLEKRMLGRLRKYLEAEFGTAVDIDALSRE